The genomic interval AAGAGGTGCTGGTGAGCGGTGTCGACCAGCAGGTGCGCGTAGTGGGACAGCGGCAGCGCGGCCGTGCCGTCGGCCCGGGCGGCGGTTCCGGTGAGGCCGACGGTTGCGGTGGTCAGCCCGGCGACGACCGATATCGCCGCCGTGAGCGAGACCTGCTTGAGGCGCATGAAGCTCCTGTGAAAAGAGTGAACAAGCAGGTCGGACGATAACTCCCGTGAGTGACGTGCCGACCAGCGGGAATTCCATCTCCTGGCAAAGAACCCCCTCTACGGCGGGTGCCGAAGCCGTGCGGGTTGTGGTCGGTGTGCTCCAGGAAGCGGGCGCGGAGAGGGTGGGAAAAAAGAGGCGTGCGGGATGTTTGAACCGCCGTGGAGCGGTCAGGCGAGCCGAATGCGTGCTTCTCCCACCGCCTCCGCCGCCTCCGCCGAGACCCCCGATTCCACCCGGGTCCACGGTCGCACCGGGCCGTCCCCCAGCCCCGCCGCCGCCCCCACGGCGGAGCCCACCGCGTCGGAGCGCACCCCCGGAAAGCAACGCGACCCCTTCTTCGACAACGCCAAGTACCTGGCGATCGTGCTGGTGGCGATCGGCCACTCCTGGGAGCCGCTGCGGTCGGGCAGCCGTAGCGTCACCGCGTTGTACACGCTCGTCTACGCCGTGCACATGCCGGCGTTCATCGTGATCTCCGGGTACTTCTCGCGGAGCTTCCGGGCGACCCCGCCGCAGATCAGGCGGCTGCTGGGGGGAGTTGTCGTGCCGTACGTCGTGTTCGAGACGGCGTACACGCTCTACACGCGCTGGACCGACCACCAACCCGACCGCGCCATCAGCCTGTTGGACCCGCTGTACCTGACGTGGTTCCTCGCGGCGCTGTTCGTCTGGCGGCTGACCACGCCGATCTGGAAGCACGTACGCCGGCCGCTGGCGGTGGCGCTGGTCATCGCGATGCTGGCGACGCTCTCCCCCTCCATCGGCAACGACCTCGATCTGCAACGGGTGTTGCAGTTCCTGCCGTACTTCGTGCTCGGGCTGTGTCTGAAGCCGGAGCACTTCCAGCTCGTACGGCGGCCCGAGGTACGGCAGTTGGCGGTGCCGGTGTTCGTCGTCGCGCTCGCGGTGGCGTACTGGTCGGTCCCGCGCTTCGACTACGCGTGGCTGTTCCACAACGCGAGCGCGGAGCAACTCGGCGCGCCCGACTGGGAAGGGCCGCTCATGACGCTGGCCCTGTTCGCCTGCTCGACGCTCCTGGTCGCCTGCTTCCTCGCCTGGGTGCCGCGCCGCCGCACCTGGTTCACCGCCCTGGGCGCGGGCACGCTCTACGGCTATCTGCTGCACGGGTTCGTCGCGCAGGGCGCCAAGTCCTGGGGCTGGTACGACCCTTCGTGGATGCGGGGCCCCCTCGGCGAGGTCACGGCGACCGTGGTCGCCGCCGTCGTCGTGACCGCGCTGTGCACCCCGCCCGTGCGGCAGCTCTTCCGGTTCGCCATGGAACCGGAGTTGCGGTGGGCGTTCCGTCGTGACGCAGACGAGCTGGCCCGTACCCCTTAGCGAGGGTTGTAGGTGATCGGCGGGCCAGTTCGTGAATTCGCGCTGAATCACGGCTGACACTTCACGGGGATGCGACACCCGTGCGAAAGGACGCACAACCAAGGACGCGGAGGGGCGGTCAGACGCTGTGCCGGAATCCGGATCCACCGGTTTCGGGCACCTCGCTTTCCGTCAACTCCCCTTACGTTCCACGGAGGTTGTGCGATGTCCTCTCGTTCTTCCCGTCGCCGTACGCCGCGTTCCGCTTCGGCGCTGACGCTCGCGCTCGGCACCGCGCTGGCCGCCCCGCTGTTCCTCGCCGGGACGGCGGACGCGGCCACGGCGCCGGCCACCGCCGCGCTCAACTCCGGGGGCCAGGAGGTCATTTACACGGCCGCCGCGGGCCAGGCCAACAAGGTGACCGTCACCGCGAGCAGGGTGACCGGCACCGAGAAGATCACGTATCTCATCGACGACGTGGTCACCATCAAGGCGGGCACGGGCTGTTCGTACCCCAGCGCCTCGGACCACACCAAGGTCCTCTGCACGGTCACCGCCCTGGACAGCCAGGACCCTTACCCCACCGTCCAGTTGACGCTCGGCAACGGCAACGACACCCTCGCCTACCACAACAGGACCGACCAGACCTACAACTTCGCCTCGGTCGACCTGGGCGCCGGCAACGACAAGGCCACCGACGACGGCGGCGTCGACGGCAACTACATCGCGGGCGGCACCGGCAACGACAGCCTCACCCTGGGCACGTACTCGGTGGGCTGGGGCGACGACGGCAACGACACCCTCAAGGCCGCCGCGGGCACCATCGCCCAGGGCGGCGACGGCAACGACACCATCACGACCACCGGCGACGCGGCCGACGGCGGGGCCGGCAACGACGTCATCACCGGTGGCACGGGCGCCCAGAGCCTGACCGGCGGCACCGGGAACGACAGGATCCACGGCGGTTCCGGGAACGACTTCATCTACGGCGGCACGGGCAACGACGTCCTCCACGGCGACGCCGGCGCCGACACGATCTACGGCAACTCCGGCAACGACACCCTGTGGGGCGGCACGGGCACGGACGTCCTGTCGGGCGGGCCGGGGCGGAACGTCGTCCACCAGAACTGACGTACGCCGACGCCGGAGGACCGGCCCGGGTCGTGGTGCGGCCGACCACGACCCGGGCCGGTACGCGGGTGGACGTCGGTGACGTCGGCGGGGATCGTCGCGCCCCCGGCGGTGATCGCGCCCGGCCCCGGCACTCATCAACGCCCCCTCGTCATGGCGAGCGAGAGTCTCCCGAACAGCGCGCGTACACGACAACCCCATAACTCCTTTCCCAGCTGTCACAGCCATGTCATACGCTGCTCCCAGCAGCCGCGCCCCGCGCGTCACCGCGTCTCTCATCCGCGGTCACGTCCGGGTGTTGCGCGGCGCTCTCAACCCCCGGTCTCCTGACCGGTTTTCCTTGTGGGGGGAACAGCACGTGCGGATGCGCAGCATCTCGACCGCGACAGCGCTCGCGGTCCTTCTCGGTTCGGCGGCGCTCAGCGTCGTAGCGACAGGTACGGCCTCGGCGGCCACCGCCAACGTGACCACGCCCGGCGGCCTCGTCGCGGACGGCGCCCTCAAGCGGGTGTTCGTCGGCGACAGGTCGGCCGGGACGGTCGCGGCCACGGACTACTCGGGCAACGTCCTCGCCTCGGTCGGCGGCATCAGCGGGGTCACCGCCCTGACCGTGTCCGACGACGGGACCACCGTGTACGCGGCGGCCCAGGGCACGCACGAGATCGTGGCGCTCGACGCGGCCACCCTCGACGTCAAGGCCCGCTACCCGGTGGCCACCACTGTGGGACCGCGCTATGTCGCCTTCACCTCGGGCAAGCTCTGGTTCACCTACGGCGACCAGTGGGACAGCAACGTCGGCTCGGTCGACCCGGCCGTGGACCCGGCGAGCGGCACCGACCCGGTGACACTCGGCCGGCAGCCCGACGGCATCTCGATCGACAACCCCGGATTCCTCGACGCCGCCGCGTCCAGGCCCGGTGTCCTCGCCCTCGGCGAGACCGGTATCTCCACCGACTCGATGGCCGTCCTGGACGTCTCGGGGGCCACCCCGCAGAAGGTCGCCTACTACCTCGGCGACTACTCGCTCAACAGCGGTATCCACGACATCGACCTGGTGCCCGGCGCCGACGAGGTGCTGGTCAACGGCGCGGTGCGGGACGCGTACGCGGACGGCAAGTTCACGCAGTCGGGCACTTATCCGAGCGGGCAGCAGGCCGACATCGCCCCGGACGGGACGGTCGCGTCGGTCAGCGGCACCTCGGTCGCGACGTACAGGCCGAACGCCACGAAGGCGATCCGCACGTACAACGTCGGCTCCTTCGACACGGCCGCCCTGGCCTGGGCCCCGGACAACTCGCGGATCTTCGCGCTCGTCGGCGGGTCGGGCGGCGGCTACACGCTCAAGGCGCTGACCGACCCGGAGAAGAACGTCCCGACCCTCACGGTCAACGCCCCCTCCTCCGCGCCCCGCGCCAAGAAGCTCACCGTCACCGGCAAGCTCTCGGCGACGGTCGCGCTGCCCGCCGGTGCGAAGCTCCAGGTCACGCGCACCGACCTGGAGTCCACGAAGGGCAAGGCGCTGCCCGCCGTCACGGTGAAGGCGAACGGCACCTACTCCTTCACGGACACCCCGCCGGCCGGCGGCACCGTCACCTACAAGGTGACCTACGCGGGCGACGCCGGGCACACCTCGGTCAGCGCCTCCGACAAGGTCGCCGTCTCCCGCTCGGCCACGACCCTGAGCCTGAACAACAACGGCAAGCTGTACTCCTACGGCGCCGACGTGAAGTTCACCGCGCACCTCGGCAAGACGTACAAGAACCGCACGGTCGCGATCTACTCGGACCCCTTCGGCGGCGACAAGCCGAAGAAGCTGGTCAAGACCGGCAAGGTCAACTCCAGCGGCAACATCACGGTGACCGTGGACATGACCCGCGACACCGCCGTCAGCGCGGTCTTCGCCGGTGACGCCCGCAACGCGTCCAAGACGGTGAAGGTCACGGCCTACGCCAAGGTCAAGGTCTCCACCGCGATCACCAAGCACTACAAGAAGGCGAAGATCGGCTCGACGTCGTACTACTGGTTCCACAAGAACTCGGCGCCGATCGTCACCACGACGATGACCTACTACAAGAACCGCCAGGAGCGGCTCGACCTACAGGTCTACTACAACGGCCAGTGGTACGACTCCGACTCGGAGTACTTCGCCCTGAACACGAACGGCAAGGTCGCGGTCAACCTCGGCGCCCCCGGCGAGTCCGGCATCAAGGCCCGCATCCGGGCCGCGTACATCAACGGTTCGTCCGGCGACAACGTCAACTCGACGACGTACACCGGCTGGAAGTACCTGTACTTCTCCAACTAGTGCCTGTTTCCCCGGGTATTGGGGTTCACCGGGTGCAGGGCAGCCCCGCTTCGAGGACCGTGCGTCCTCGGGGCGGGGCTGCTCGCGTGTTCGCCGGCTACACCGCGTCCAGCCCCGACATCAGCTGCCCGTACGCCCCCTCCGCGGCCGCGACCGCGTCGTCGTACGCCTCGTCGGCGGTGCGTCCCGACGTGATCGTCCGCCAGTTCTCCTGCCCCAACTCCTGCTGTACGGCGATCAGATGGGCCGCGGCCAGGCGTCTCACGATCGGTGGCGCACCGCCGGAGCCGGAGCCGCCGCCGGCCGGCAGGGCGTCCGCGAGCGCGTCGATGTCCTGGCCGGTGTACCGCTGTCTCATGCCGATGCGGAGGCTGGGCGTGCGGTAGATCAGGTCCTGGAAGGACAGGATCTCGGGGTGGTCGTTCAGGCCGGTGATCGGGTCGCGGGCGGCGAGTCCGGCCAGGAAGTGGTCGCGCAGGGCCGCGGCCGGGGTCAGACCGGCCGGGCGCTCCCGGACCACGCGGGCCGCCTCGCCGAGGTGGTCGGCGAAGCGGTGCAGGACCAGGTCCTCCTTGGTCGGGAAGTACCGGAACAGCGTGGCCTTGGAGACCTCGGCCGCCG from Streptomyces sp. NBC_01288 carries:
- a CDS encoding calcium-binding protein, which encodes MSSRSSRRRTPRSASALTLALGTALAAPLFLAGTADAATAPATAALNSGGQEVIYTAAAGQANKVTVTASRVTGTEKITYLIDDVVTIKAGTGCSYPSASDHTKVLCTVTALDSQDPYPTVQLTLGNGNDTLAYHNRTDQTYNFASVDLGAGNDKATDDGGVDGNYIAGGTGNDSLTLGTYSVGWGDDGNDTLKAAAGTIAQGGDGNDTITTTGDAADGGAGNDVITGGTGAQSLTGGTGNDRIHGGSGNDFIYGGTGNDVLHGDAGADTIYGNSGNDTLWGGTGTDVLSGGPGRNVVHQN
- a CDS encoding YncE family protein, producing MRSISTATALAVLLGSAALSVVATGTASAATANVTTPGGLVADGALKRVFVGDRSAGTVAATDYSGNVLASVGGISGVTALTVSDDGTTVYAAAQGTHEIVALDAATLDVKARYPVATTVGPRYVAFTSGKLWFTYGDQWDSNVGSVDPAVDPASGTDPVTLGRQPDGISIDNPGFLDAAASRPGVLALGETGISTDSMAVLDVSGATPQKVAYYLGDYSLNSGIHDIDLVPGADEVLVNGAVRDAYADGKFTQSGTYPSGQQADIAPDGTVASVSGTSVATYRPNATKAIRTYNVGSFDTAALAWAPDNSRIFALVGGSGGGYTLKALTDPEKNVPTLTVNAPSSAPRAKKLTVTGKLSATVALPAGAKLQVTRTDLESTKGKALPAVTVKANGTYSFTDTPPAGGTVTYKVTYAGDAGHTSVSASDKVAVSRSATTLSLNNNGKLYSYGADVKFTAHLGKTYKNRTVAIYSDPFGGDKPKKLVKTGKVNSSGNITVTVDMTRDTAVSAVFAGDARNASKTVKVTAYAKVKVSTAITKHYKKAKIGSTSYYWFHKNSAPIVTTTMTYYKNRQERLDLQVYYNGQWYDSDSEYFALNTNGKVAVNLGAPGESGIKARIRAAYINGSSGDNVNSTTYTGWKYLYFSN
- a CDS encoding acyltransferase family protein, translated to MRASPTASAASAETPDSTRVHGRTGPSPSPAAAPTAEPTASERTPGKQRDPFFDNAKYLAIVLVAIGHSWEPLRSGSRSVTALYTLVYAVHMPAFIVISGYFSRSFRATPPQIRRLLGGVVVPYVVFETAYTLYTRWTDHQPDRAISLLDPLYLTWFLAALFVWRLTTPIWKHVRRPLAVALVIAMLATLSPSIGNDLDLQRVLQFLPYFVLGLCLKPEHFQLVRRPEVRQLAVPVFVVALAVAYWSVPRFDYAWLFHNASAEQLGAPDWEGPLMTLALFACSTLLVACFLAWVPRRRTWFTALGAGTLYGYLLHGFVAQGAKSWGWYDPSWMRGPLGEVTATVVAAVVVTALCTPPVRQLFRFAMEPELRWAFRRDADELARTP
- a CDS encoding TetR family transcriptional regulator — protein: MDEPAGLRERKKERTRNLIAQEALRLFRAQGFDEVSVVEVAAAAEVSKATLFRYFPTKEDLVLHRFADHLGEAARVVRERPAGLTPAAALRDHFLAGLAARDPITGLNDHPEILSFQDLIYRTPSLRIGMRQRYTGQDIDALADALPAGGGSGSGGAPPIVRRLAAAHLIAVQQELGQENWRTITSGRTADEAYDDAVAAAEGAYGQLMSGLDAV